In Streptomyces sp. NBC_00569, a single genomic region encodes these proteins:
- a CDS encoding LysR family transcriptional regulator, with amino-acid sequence MTLNLSQLRAFLAVVDAGGFSAAAAELGLSQSAVSHAVAALERELTAPLLVRATPVRTTALGERVVPHARTAVAAARSVEQLAADAATMTGTVRLAATPTVCQGLVPGLLRHWSEDQPRVTVRVFEGDSAEIAAWLENGTADAAILIDPPPGPGIQLAEDSYRAVLPLDHPLAGEPVVDIRDLEDDPFLISPNGCEDRIRTIHRLAGLEFSPTHRVRDLATLISMVQAGIGVTVLSEASRSLMPPDLALLPLHPQTSRRLVLTGPRARPWHPAVRTLANSALDHLAAAGAMSGAHAG; translated from the coding sequence ATGACCCTGAACCTTTCCCAGCTGCGGGCGTTCCTCGCCGTCGTCGACGCGGGCGGATTCAGCGCGGCGGCGGCCGAACTCGGTCTGAGCCAGTCGGCGGTGTCGCACGCAGTCGCGGCCCTGGAACGCGAGTTGACCGCTCCGCTACTGGTGCGGGCCACTCCGGTGAGGACCACGGCGCTCGGCGAACGGGTCGTGCCGCACGCCCGGACCGCGGTGGCGGCGGCCCGGTCCGTGGAGCAACTCGCGGCGGACGCGGCCACCATGACGGGCACGGTGCGCCTGGCCGCCACACCCACGGTCTGCCAGGGCCTGGTCCCCGGCCTGCTGCGGCACTGGAGCGAGGACCAGCCCCGCGTCACGGTCCGGGTCTTCGAAGGGGACAGCGCCGAGATCGCCGCCTGGCTGGAGAACGGGACGGCCGACGCCGCCATCCTGATCGACCCTCCCCCGGGCCCGGGCATTCAGCTCGCCGAGGACAGCTACCGCGCCGTACTACCCCTGGACCATCCCCTCGCCGGCGAGCCGGTCGTCGACATCCGTGACCTGGAGGACGATCCGTTCCTGATCTCGCCCAACGGCTGCGAGGACCGTATCCGGACGATCCACCGTCTCGCCGGGCTGGAATTCAGCCCCACACACCGGGTCCGGGATCTGGCGACCCTGATCAGCATGGTGCAGGCCGGTATCGGCGTGACCGTCCTGTCGGAGGCGTCCCGCTCACTGATGCCGCCCGACCTGGCGCTGCTGCCGCTGCACCCCCAGACCTCACGGCGCCTCGTGCTGACCGGACCCCGGGCCCGCCCCTGGCACCCGGCCGTCCGCACCCTGGCGAACTCCGCCCTGGACCATCTCGCCGCGGCCGGCGCCATGTCGGGCGCACACGCGGGCTGA
- a CDS encoding TetR/AcrR family transcriptional regulator, which yields MPSSLQHKRIRKAPAARRAEIVGAAATVALAEGLECVTLRRIGEELGVRPGLISHYFPSTDDLVAEAFGSAAGAELDSLLPAQRAQGTPTLHLGWFFARATGASYDNISRLWINARHLSRYRPVLRDRVAEQEAAWRERLTGLIRQGVDRNEFRTDDPYVTTIQILVVLDGLGAHANTGTGNRPSEVSRMAATTAERELGLPHGTLTRSDAPLTASPTG from the coding sequence ATGCCGTCAAGCCTCCAGCACAAGCGCATCCGGAAGGCGCCGGCCGCCCGACGTGCGGAGATCGTCGGCGCGGCCGCCACGGTCGCCCTCGCCGAGGGGCTCGAGTGCGTCACCCTGCGGCGGATCGGCGAGGAGCTCGGCGTCCGCCCCGGACTGATCAGCCACTACTTCCCCTCGACGGACGACCTCGTGGCGGAGGCCTTCGGCAGCGCCGCCGGCGCCGAGCTCGACAGCCTCCTGCCCGCCCAGCGGGCCCAGGGGACGCCCACGCTGCACCTGGGATGGTTCTTCGCCCGCGCGACCGGCGCGTCCTACGACAACATCAGCCGCCTCTGGATCAACGCGCGCCACCTCAGCCGCTACCGGCCCGTCCTGCGCGACCGGGTCGCCGAGCAGGAGGCGGCCTGGCGCGAGCGACTCACCGGCCTGATCCGGCAGGGCGTCGACCGGAACGAATTCCGTACGGACGACCCGTATGTGACAACCATTCAGATCCTGGTCGTGCTCGACGGCCTCGGAGCGCACGCCAACACCGGAACCGGTAACCGTCCCTCCGAGGTGTCGCGCATGGCCGCCACGACGGCGGAACGCGAACTCGGCCTTCCGCACGGGACCCTCACCCGGTCCGACGCGCCGCTCACGGCGTCACCCACCGGCTAG
- a CDS encoding tautomerase family protein: MPFIRVTVTDTALPADVERTLAEGLTGLAVSALRKSGARTIVHVDLVPADRYYVDGRPLTGGLDAHVEATVTVGTNSAAEKAAFIAEAGELLTKTLGPLARCGVALHELHPESCGYEGVTQFDFYRREAARR; the protein is encoded by the coding sequence ATGCCCTTCATCCGCGTCACCGTCACCGACACCGCGCTTCCCGCCGACGTAGAACGCACCCTTGCCGAGGGCCTCACGGGCCTGGCCGTGTCGGCGCTGCGCAAGTCCGGCGCCAGGACCATCGTGCACGTCGACCTGGTGCCGGCCGACCGCTACTACGTCGACGGCAGGCCGCTGACCGGTGGCCTCGACGCCCATGTCGAGGCCACCGTCACCGTCGGCACGAACAGCGCCGCGGAGAAGGCCGCGTTCATCGCCGAGGCGGGCGAACTGCTGACCAAGACCCTCGGCCCGCTCGCCCGTTGCGGAGTCGCGCTGCACGAACTGCACCCCGAGAGCTGCGGCTACGAGGGCGTGACGCAGTTCGACTTCTACCGCCGCGAGGCCGCCCGGCGGTAG
- a CDS encoding amidohydrolase, which translates to MPTPLVLLSARLLDPVTGAFLPQTALAVSGGRISALADDHGIREHVDASTTVIDLKGAVVTPGLVDGHLHPVSGAELTGGLDLSGCTDVEDVRAALAAEVRKLAPGAWLHGWGLDPNVFGDRPVGIAPFDSVLDGVPALLLLFDAHSMLASRRALELAGVDGPRTFDQASAEVVCDEQGRPTGLLQEDAACELVERVAPQPSREERRDRLAATLRAMAASGLTGGHVMDANGDSLALFSELDAAGELALRLRVAPWCQPGTDAEGVRALIEQQGAGGALWRTDGVKIFMDGTIDNGTAWLERPDCHGESTHAFWPDPEVYTRIIGELHRAGVPTATHAIGDAAVRHVLDAVEKAQATGGRGARHRVEHIETVPDDTLGRFAELGVIASMQPTHCCDFTRADHSDNWSRRLGEERASRAWRCRDLQDSGATVVLGSDWPIAPYPPLGVMAGARHRRPSRDLTQDPHGPEQALTPLEALQGLTVNAAYAAGEEHEAGRIAVGRRADLTVLADNPLTTADTALPDLPVLLTVLDGRPTHRDASL; encoded by the coding sequence GTGCCCACCCCTCTCGTCCTGCTCTCCGCCCGCCTGCTCGACCCGGTCACCGGCGCGTTCCTGCCGCAGACCGCCCTCGCCGTGTCCGGCGGGCGGATCTCCGCCCTCGCCGACGACCACGGCATACGTGAGCACGTGGACGCATCGACCACGGTGATCGACCTCAAGGGCGCCGTGGTGACCCCGGGCCTGGTCGACGGGCATCTCCACCCCGTCTCGGGCGCCGAGCTGACGGGCGGGCTCGACCTGTCGGGCTGCACCGACGTGGAGGACGTGCGGGCGGCGCTCGCCGCCGAGGTGCGGAAACTGGCGCCAGGGGCGTGGCTGCACGGCTGGGGGCTCGATCCGAACGTCTTCGGCGACCGGCCCGTCGGGATCGCCCCCTTCGACTCCGTCCTCGACGGTGTACCGGCCCTTCTGCTGCTGTTCGACGCCCACTCCATGCTGGCCAGCCGGCGCGCACTGGAACTGGCCGGCGTGGACGGTCCGCGCACCTTCGACCAGGCCTCCGCCGAAGTGGTCTGCGACGAGCAGGGCCGTCCCACCGGTCTCCTTCAGGAGGACGCCGCCTGCGAGCTCGTGGAACGGGTCGCCCCGCAGCCCTCGCGGGAGGAGCGCCGCGACCGGCTCGCCGCCACGCTGCGCGCCATGGCCGCCTCGGGACTCACCGGCGGTCACGTCATGGACGCGAACGGCGACAGCCTCGCCCTGTTCTCCGAGCTCGACGCCGCCGGTGAGCTCGCGCTCCGTCTGCGGGTCGCGCCGTGGTGCCAGCCCGGCACCGACGCCGAAGGAGTGCGGGCGCTCATCGAGCAGCAGGGCGCCGGCGGCGCACTGTGGCGTACGGACGGCGTCAAGATCTTCATGGACGGCACGATCGACAACGGCACGGCCTGGTTGGAGCGCCCGGACTGCCACGGCGAGTCCACCCACGCCTTCTGGCCGGACCCCGAGGTCTACACGCGGATCATCGGCGAGCTGCACCGCGCCGGAGTGCCCACCGCCACCCATGCGATCGGCGACGCCGCCGTACGCCATGTCCTCGACGCCGTCGAGAAAGCGCAGGCCACCGGCGGGCGCGGGGCGCGTCACCGGGTCGAGCACATCGAGACCGTGCCCGACGACACCCTGGGACGGTTCGCCGAGCTCGGCGTCATCGCGTCCATGCAGCCCACCCACTGCTGCGACTTCACCCGTGCCGACCACAGCGACAACTGGTCGCGCCGCCTCGGCGAGGAGCGCGCATCGCGCGCCTGGCGCTGCCGCGACCTGCAGGACTCGGGCGCGACCGTGGTCCTCGGCTCCGACTGGCCGATCGCCCCGTATCCGCCGCTCGGGGTCATGGCCGGCGCGCGTCACCGCCGTCCGAGCCGCGACCTCACCCAGGACCCGCACGGACCCGAGCAGGCGCTCACGCCGCTGGAGGCGCTCCAGGGTCTGACGGTCAACGCGGCCTACGCGGCGGGCGAGGAGCACGAGGCCGGGCGGATCGCCGTCGGCCGTCGCGCCGACCTCACCGTCCTCGCCGACAACCCGCTCACCACGGCCGACACCGCGCTGCCGGACCTGCCGGTGCTGCTCACGGTCCTCGACGGCCGTCCCACGCACCGGGACGCGAGCCTGTAG
- a CDS encoding deoxyxylulose-5-phosphate synthase, whose product MPHGKTSYVCLRCRVSYKQPHDRDRERICPRCAEPMIHAGSAFAAPRRRDTAAWRTLSVLLHAGVGFHKSCCGGPGFRPRGLREVRERLAYAERSGEPVARALSRYEVPWIVAPRQH is encoded by the coding sequence ATGCCCCATGGGAAGACCTCATACGTATGCCTGCGCTGCCGGGTCTCGTACAAGCAGCCCCACGACCGGGACAGGGAGCGGATCTGTCCGCGCTGTGCCGAGCCGATGATCCACGCGGGGTCCGCCTTCGCCGCGCCGCGCCGCCGCGACACCGCCGCGTGGCGCACGCTCTCGGTTCTGCTGCACGCGGGCGTGGGATTCCACAAGAGCTGCTGCGGTGGCCCGGGGTTCCGGCCCCGGGGCCTGCGTGAGGTGCGCGAGCGCCTTGCGTACGCCGAGCGGTCCGGTGAGCCCGTCGCCCGCGCGCTCTCGCGGTATGAGGTGCCCTGGATCGTTGCGCCCCGTCAGCACTGA
- a CDS encoding Imm49 family immunity protein: MQGCLKCRRLHRRRQELHLHRQLHDRDVTCRLTYRHSNGAHSTPGTAARFPAGSPRPLPRRCSASPSPDAIPPGGEPPGVPRKSTLNLVDYQPVALFHRLVTGDREAFAEALAEALAHHERYWSDATGPHSRVALGPLALACLAFDSEFPVDSKSPYLPGFLLDRSWYGEFDT; this comes from the coding sequence GTGCAGGGTTGCCTCAAGTGCCGCCGCCTGCACAGGCGTCGGCAGGAGCTTCACCTGCACCGTCAACTTCACGACCGTGACGTTACCTGCCGCCTGACGTACCGGCATTCGAACGGCGCACATTCCACACCGGGCACTGCGGCCCGGTTTCCTGCGGGCTCTCCGCGCCCGTTGCCGCGGCGATGCTCCGCATCGCCGTCACCGGATGCGATTCCTCCCGGGGGTGAACCCCCCGGGGTTCCTCGCAAGAGCACGCTGAACCTGGTCGACTACCAGCCCGTCGCGCTCTTCCACCGTCTGGTGACGGGCGACCGCGAGGCTTTCGCGGAAGCGCTCGCGGAGGCGCTCGCCCATCACGAGCGCTACTGGAGCGACGCGACGGGGCCGCACAGCCGGGTGGCCCTCGGCCCGCTGGCGCTGGCGTGCCTCGCCTTCGACTCGGAGTTCCCCGTCGACAGCAAGTCGCCGTATCTGCCCGGGTTCCTCCTCGACCGGTCCTGGTACGGCGAGTTCGACACGTGA